A single window of Leptospiraceae bacterium DNA harbors:
- a CDS encoding DJ-1/PfpI family protein has translation MILIPIPRNDFDPSETSIPWKILTSNGYQVEFTTPDGSPGEADNIMLTGHGLGVWKKVLMARKDSLLAYSEMTKSNSFRNPKPYNTLKPSDYEGIILPGGHAKRMKDYLESKTLQQFVGDFFLTGKPIGAICHGVVLAARSKNPENGKSILFEKKTTALLKSQEMTAFNLTRLWLGDYYLTYPEITVQAEVTSVLAYPENFIEGPAPVFRDTFENLQRGFSLQDGNYLSARWPGDAYNFSIQFMEMLSNKTNP, from the coding sequence ATGATACTAATACCAATTCCACGCAATGATTTCGATCCTTCCGAAACTTCTATTCCTTGGAAAATTCTCACCTCCAATGGATATCAAGTAGAGTTCACTACACCAGATGGTTCACCTGGCGAGGCAGATAATATCATGTTAACGGGACATGGACTTGGAGTTTGGAAGAAAGTGCTCATGGCTAGAAAAGACTCTTTGTTAGCTTATTCTGAAATGACTAAGAGTAATTCATTTCGTAATCCCAAACCTTATAATACTTTGAAGCCTTCTGACTACGAAGGTATTATACTACCGGGTGGACACGCAAAGCGAATGAAAGATTATCTAGAATCAAAAACTCTACAACAATTTGTAGGTGATTTTTTTCTAACAGGAAAACCGATAGGCGCAATATGTCATGGTGTTGTATTAGCAGCTAGAAGTAAAAATCCAGAGAATGGAAAATCTATTCTCTTTGAGAAGAAGACAACAGCCTTGCTTAAATCACAAGAGATGACTGCATTTAATTTAACAAGACTTTGGTTGGGAGATTATTATTTGACTTATCCTGAAATTACAGTTCAGGCAGAAGTAACTTCTGTTCTTGCTTATCCTGAAAATTTTATAGAAGGACCCGCGCCAGTTTTTCGGGATACCTTCGAGAACTTACAAAGGGGTTTTTCTCTTCAAGATGGAAATTATCTTTCGGCAAGATGGCCTGGTGATGCCTATAATTTTTCAATTCAATTTATGGAAATGCTTTCCAATAAAACAAATCCATAA
- the mazG gene encoding nucleoside triphosphate pyrophosphohydrolase, whose protein sequence is MVRLRSENGCNWDKKQTYDTLREFIIEEAYEVVDAVESKNFEHMKEELGDLLFNIVFYAQIASEDEKFSIADVAKDISEKLIRRHPHVFNVPANLTPDEVLANWNKIKQQEKINNPKPESILDGIPKSLPSILRAEKLQKSAAKVGFDWANVEDVKNKLHEEIEELYREIESKSNQDKIEDELGDVLFSVINLSRFLKISPEVALNRANLKFTSRFQFIEKEAKATNKNLEDMTLEEMDQIWDKAKLNENI, encoded by the coding sequence ATGGTTAGGCTCAGAAGTGAAAATGGATGCAATTGGGATAAAAAGCAAACCTACGATACCCTTCGAGAATTCATAATCGAAGAAGCATACGAAGTCGTAGATGCTGTAGAAAGTAAAAACTTTGAGCATATGAAAGAAGAACTAGGCGACTTGCTTTTTAACATCGTTTTCTATGCCCAGATCGCAAGTGAAGATGAAAAATTTTCGATTGCAGATGTAGCAAAGGATATTTCTGAAAAACTAATTCGCCGTCATCCGCATGTTTTTAACGTTCCCGCAAATCTAACTCCCGATGAAGTCTTAGCCAACTGGAATAAAATTAAACAGCAAGAGAAAATCAATAACCCTAAACCTGAATCCATATTAGATGGAATTCCAAAATCACTTCCTTCCATTCTAAGAGCGGAAAAATTACAAAAGTCAGCAGCAAAGGTTGGATTTGATTGGGCAAATGTAGAAGATGTAAAAAACAAACTTCACGAAGAAATTGAAGAGTTGTATAGAGAAATTGAAAGTAAAAGCAATCAAGATAAAATAGAAGATGAACTCGGTGACGTATTATTCTCTGTTATCAATCTTTCTCGCTTTTTGAAAATTTCACCGGAAGTAGCACTGAATCGCGCCAATTTAAAATTTACCTCGCGGTTTCAGTTTATAGAAAAAGAAGCAAAAGCAACCAATAAAAACTTAGAGGATATGACTCTAGAGGAAATGGATCAAATATGGGACAAAGCGAAATTAAACGAGAACATTTAA
- a CDS encoding Ppx/GppA family phosphatase, producing MQERNLAAIDLGTNSFHIIIVKVNPNGTFESLGKEKESVRLGSGSGPDEVITPDAIDRGIKCLKRFKGLAEIQNAEIRSVATSALREAKNREVFLEKARKELGINIEVVSGFEEARLIYFGILQGLPVFDKKIMLIDIGGGSTEILIGQRGNVEFAQSLKIGAIRLTDKFFAGDPDNESDINQCKLYVEGMIAPYKREIEKLAPDIIIGSSGTVQAIAQMVLAENNEEMPRSLNNFIFTFGNLTKVRNTLNAANTLKKRTKVPGLDVKRADIIVAGSIILEQIFKSFNIKSMTVSDYALREGIIYDTIKKWEGRDNKQDTVSSLDNIRLKAINTLFNSFPYEAEHVKKVSSLSLKIFDDLRNLHKCSSEEREYLEAAALLHEIGFGISHSSHHKHSYYIIRNSELMVGFNFDEIEIIALITRYHRKSPPKPKHAEFIKLSPANQLIVKKLASILRIADGLDRSHQGIAEEVSCELQNEVVVFKVKARKDVDPHIDIWSAHQKKDLFEEIYGKKCAFVVI from the coding sequence ATGCAAGAAAGAAATTTAGCGGCGATTGACCTCGGCACTAACTCCTTTCATATTATAATTGTTAAAGTCAATCCAAATGGAACATTTGAGTCTCTAGGAAAGGAAAAAGAATCAGTTCGGTTAGGCAGCGGATCCGGTCCTGATGAAGTGATAACTCCAGATGCAATAGATCGTGGAATCAAATGCTTAAAGAGATTTAAGGGACTTGCTGAAATTCAGAATGCTGAAATTCGTTCCGTAGCAACCAGTGCTCTTAGGGAAGCCAAAAATCGCGAAGTATTCCTAGAAAAGGCAAGAAAAGAATTAGGAATAAATATTGAAGTTGTGAGTGGTTTTGAAGAAGCGCGACTCATTTACTTTGGGATTTTACAAGGTCTACCTGTTTTCGATAAAAAAATCATGCTAATCGATATTGGTGGAGGTAGCACTGAAATATTGATTGGTCAACGGGGCAATGTTGAATTTGCACAAAGTTTAAAAATTGGAGCAATTCGACTCACTGATAAATTCTTTGCAGGGGATCCTGATAATGAATCCGATATAAACCAATGCAAATTATATGTAGAAGGAATGATAGCTCCCTACAAAAGAGAGATCGAGAAACTAGCTCCAGATATTATTATTGGTTCATCAGGGACTGTTCAGGCTATAGCCCAAATGGTTCTCGCTGAGAATAATGAAGAAATGCCTCGCAGCCTTAATAATTTTATTTTCACTTTTGGTAATTTGACAAAAGTAAGAAATACTCTGAATGCTGCAAATACCCTTAAAAAACGCACAAAAGTTCCAGGTCTAGATGTTAAGAGAGCTGATATTATTGTCGCTGGAAGCATTATTCTAGAGCAGATTTTTAAAAGCTTTAATATTAAATCGATGACTGTTTCCGATTACGCCTTGAGAGAAGGAATTATATACGATACTATAAAAAAATGGGAAGGTCGAGACAATAAACAAGATACTGTTAGTTCCTTAGACAATATTCGTTTAAAGGCAATCAATACTTTGTTCAATTCCTTTCCTTATGAGGCGGAGCATGTAAAGAAAGTAAGTAGTCTATCGTTGAAAATATTTGATGACTTACGAAATTTACATAAATGCTCAAGCGAAGAACGGGAATATTTGGAAGCAGCCGCTTTATTGCATGAAATTGGATTTGGTATTTCTCATAGTTCGCATCACAAGCATAGTTATTATATTATTCGCAATTCAGAGTTAATGGTTGGCTTTAACTTTGACGAAATCGAAATTATTGCCTTAATTACTCGGTATCATAGAAAAAGCCCACCAAAGCCCAAACATGCTGAGTTTATTAAGCTTTCACCAGCAAATCAGTTAATCGTCAAGAAGCTAGCCTCCATTCTTAGAATTGCAGATGGACTAGATAGAAGTCATCAAGGTATTGCCGAAGAAGTTAGCTGTGAATTACAAAATGAAGTAGTAGTCTTTAAGGTTAAAGCTAGAAAAGACGTAGATCCACACATCGATATATGGTCAGCCCATCAAAAGAAAGACCTATTCGAGGAGATCTACGGTAAAAAATGTGCTTTTGTTGTAATCTAG
- the pyrB gene encoding aspartate carbamoyltransferase, protein MYQFPHKSILDTDQFSKEDLDFIIQKTNIMKQLLHSGKSFGMLNGKLLASLFFEASTRTRLSFESAMERLGGRVISTVGFQFSSISKGETLYDTMKMVEAYADITVIRHPVEGSSRIASGAVKMPVINAGDGAGQHPTQALLDMYTIKSEKGKLDGLTVGFIGDLKYGRTIHSLIKLLKFYNIHLYLISPEELTLPDSYKKEMDGYPLTFEETRDIKKIWECDVIYVTRIQEERFLDHKEYDRLKETYKVNKELILASKKNTTVLHPLPRVNELSTDVDDLPNAAYFRQAEYGVIVRMTLLCLCLGVEINPL, encoded by the coding sequence ATGTATCAGTTCCCACACAAGAGCATTCTCGATACGGATCAATTTTCGAAAGAAGATTTAGATTTTATCATTCAAAAAACCAATATCATGAAACAACTCCTACATTCTGGAAAGTCTTTTGGAATGCTAAACGGGAAATTGTTAGCATCCCTTTTCTTTGAGGCATCTACGCGAACAAGGCTTTCCTTTGAGTCAGCAATGGAGAGATTAGGTGGTAGAGTAATCTCAACAGTAGGTTTCCAGTTTTCCTCTATTTCAAAAGGGGAGACTCTTTACGACACAATGAAGATGGTCGAAGCCTATGCGGATATCACCGTTATCCGCCATCCAGTAGAAGGATCTTCTCGAATTGCATCTGGTGCAGTAAAAATGCCAGTTATAAATGCAGGAGATGGAGCAGGTCAACATCCCACCCAAGCACTTCTCGATATGTATACAATCAAATCTGAGAAGGGAAAGTTAGATGGACTTACTGTGGGTTTTATCGGTGATTTGAAATATGGACGAACCATTCATTCCTTAATCAAGCTATTAAAATTTTATAATATTCATTTGTATTTAATTTCTCCGGAAGAATTAACTTTACCGGATAGTTATAAGAAGGAAATGGATGGTTATCCGCTTACTTTTGAAGAGACAAGAGATATTAAAAAAATTTGGGAGTGTGATGTAATCTATGTTACCCGCATTCAAGAAGAAAGATTTTTGGATCACAAAGAATACGATCGTCTCAAAGAAACATATAAAGTGAATAAGGAATTGATTTTAGCATCCAAGAAAAATACTACAGTCTTACATCCATTACCCCGTGTGAATGAGCTTTCGACTGACGTAGATGATTTACCCAATGCAGCTTATTTTAGACAGGCAGAATATGGGGTAATTGTAAGAATGACTTTACTTTGTCTATGTCTTGGTGTTGAAATTAATCCATTATAA
- a CDS encoding Uma2 family endonuclease, with protein MTLLKHPNVQAQVYRMTVNNYHKLVEQGVLSKKTELIDGILIDKTPESPKHTYIINAISKILRKIFEQNGFFIQIEQPISTKKSEPEPDVSIICGDLSEYKLSHPTTARLVVEVSITTYDLDFQKQFIYADANVPEYWLINLKDMEVEVYKNPDAGKYLEKKIYRPTDSIEIEGTIIELKEFLA; from the coding sequence ATGACTTTATTAAAACATCCAAATGTTCAGGCACAAGTTTATAGAATGACTGTTAACAATTATCATAAATTAGTCGAGCAAGGAGTTCTGTCTAAAAAAACTGAATTAATTGATGGTATTCTAATCGATAAAACTCCCGAGTCTCCTAAACATACTTATATTATTAACGCCATCTCAAAAATACTAAGAAAAATTTTTGAACAAAACGGTTTTTTTATTCAAATAGAGCAACCTATATCTACGAAAAAATCTGAACCAGAGCCAGATGTTAGTATAATTTGCGGAGATCTAAGCGAATATAAATTATCTCACCCGACTACTGCTCGTCTTGTAGTTGAAGTCAGTATAACAACTTATGATCTCGATTTTCAAAAACAATTTATTTATGCAGATGCAAATGTTCCTGAATATTGGCTTATCAATTTAAAAGACATGGAAGTAGAAGTTTACAAAAATCCTGATGCAGGAAAATATCTAGAAAAGAAAATTTATCGTCCCACAGACTCTATTGAAATAGAAGGGACGATAATTGAGTTGAAAGAGTTTTTAGCTTAA
- a CDS encoding DUF2203 family protein: MLAPKKIWTLEEALEVFPRIKEITEDFYKRSNSISKLLAEKIYPENEMERMEDEIHELVRVWNFTMLEFEVDVKGIWLVDFDNGIGYYCWKIGEEDLLYEHSYDEGFAGRKLIKRKKQNGDY; encoded by the coding sequence ATGTTAGCCCCTAAAAAAATATGGACTCTGGAAGAAGCATTGGAAGTATTTCCAAGAATAAAAGAAATAACAGAGGACTTTTACAAAAGGTCAAACTCAATTTCCAAATTACTTGCTGAGAAGATTTACCCAGAAAATGAAATGGAAAGAATGGAAGATGAAATCCATGAGTTGGTTAGAGTATGGAATTTTACGATGTTAGAATTTGAAGTCGATGTAAAAGGAATATGGCTCGTTGACTTTGATAATGGAATAGGATACTACTGCTGGAAGATCGGGGAAGAGGATTTATTGTATGAACATTCCTATGATGAAGGTTTTGCAGGAAGAAAATTGATTAAAAGGAAAAAACAAAATGGCGATTATTAA
- a CDS encoding LL-diaminopimelate aminotransferase → MAIINENYLKLKAGYLFPEIGKRVKKYSEENPTKKIIRLGIGDVTLPLPPSIVKAMKDASDEMGSTGGFKGYGPEQGYGFLIDAIIQNDFAPRGITIGQDEVFVSDGSKCDTGNIQEIFSLDSKIAVTDPVYPVYVDTNVMAGRTGVAGADGRYANLIYLPCTKENNFEPELPKERPDLIYLCYPNNPTGTTITKEKLKAWVDYARQNKCIILYDAAYEAFITESHLPKSIFEIEGAKEVAMEFRSFSKTAGFTGTRCAYIVIPKELMGYTSSGEKVSINSLWSRRHTTKFNGVSYPIQKAAAACYSPEGKKEVKANVDYYMNNANTIKTSLKSFGYDIFGGTNAPYIWLKTPRNLSSWDFFDELLSKVQVVGTPGSGFGPSGEGYFRLSAFGSKENVLEAMERIKGL, encoded by the coding sequence ATGGCGATTATTAACGAAAATTACCTCAAACTAAAAGCTGGATATTTATTTCCAGAAATTGGGAAACGAGTAAAAAAATATTCGGAAGAAAATCCAACCAAAAAAATTATTAGACTGGGGATAGGTGATGTTACCCTCCCACTCCCGCCAAGCATTGTTAAGGCGATGAAAGATGCGTCAGACGAAATGGGATCTACCGGCGGGTTTAAAGGATACGGACCCGAACAGGGATACGGATTCTTAATTGATGCAATCATTCAAAATGACTTTGCACCAAGAGGAATTACAATAGGTCAAGACGAAGTATTTGTATCCGATGGCTCTAAATGTGATACCGGAAATATACAAGAAATTTTTTCTCTAGATAGTAAGATTGCAGTAACTGATCCAGTGTATCCTGTGTATGTAGATACTAACGTTATGGCGGGAAGAACTGGTGTAGCAGGGGCAGATGGTCGTTATGCGAATTTAATTTATCTTCCCTGCACAAAAGAAAATAACTTTGAGCCCGAGCTTCCAAAAGAAAGACCTGACTTGATTTATCTTTGTTATCCGAATAATCCAACTGGAACAACGATCACAAAAGAAAAACTAAAAGCCTGGGTTGATTATGCACGTCAGAATAAATGCATTATTCTATATGATGCGGCTTATGAAGCGTTTATTACAGAAAGCCATTTACCTAAATCTATTTTTGAAATAGAAGGCGCTAAAGAAGTTGCGATGGAATTCCGTTCCTTTTCTAAGACGGCTGGATTTACAGGAACACGTTGTGCTTATATCGTAATTCCAAAAGAACTAATGGGGTATACCTCTTCTGGAGAAAAAGTTAGCATTAATTCTCTTTGGTCAAGAAGACATACAACGAAGTTCAATGGAGTTTCTTATCCTATCCAGAAAGCGGCTGCTGCTTGTTATTCGCCGGAAGGAAAAAAAGAAGTGAAGGCAAATGTTGATTATTATATGAATAACGCGAATACAATCAAGACTTCTCTCAAGAGTTTCGGTTACGATATATTTGGCGGAACTAACGCTCCTTATATCTGGCTAAAGACTCCGCGTAATTTGAGTTCCTGGGATTTCTTTGATGAGCTTCTATCTAAAGTGCAAGTAGTTGGAACACCTGGTTCAGGATTCGGTCCATCTGGTGAAGGTTACTTTCGATTAAGCGCATTTGGCTCGAAGGAAAATGTTCTAGAGGCGATGGAGAGAATTAAGGGACTTTAA
- a CDS encoding FHA domain-containing protein produces the protein MKFPQDDIVILSIGMTISGMIFFIYRYYKNRQAVANLSIAAGTLDEQLMNLSKDFYEIGREEKSEMIHINSKKASRQHAFINKKIGKFYLTDNNSTNGTFVNDQKIHPNEPYPLTNQDEIKIGGVLLTFYDQTKPKKDRI, from the coding sequence ATGAAATTTCCTCAAGACGACATTGTTATTCTTTCCATTGGAATGACCATTTCTGGAATGATTTTTTTTATATATCGGTACTATAAAAATAGACAAGCAGTAGCAAACCTTTCAATTGCAGCCGGTACGCTAGACGAGCAATTAATGAATTTAAGTAAAGACTTCTACGAAATTGGTCGCGAAGAAAAATCAGAAATGATTCATATTAACTCAAAGAAAGCCAGCCGACAACATGCATTCATCAACAAAAAAATAGGAAAGTTTTATCTTACTGATAATAATTCTACAAATGGCACTTTCGTAAACGACCAAAAGATTCATCCGAACGAGCCATACCCATTAACAAACCAAGATGAAATTAAAATAGGTGGAGTTCTTTTGACGTTTTATGATCAAACTAAACCTAAAAAAGATAGAATTTAA
- a CDS encoding glycosyltransferase family 4 protein: MKKIGIDTRMIEHSGIGVRILNLVQSLAKEKRDGLEIYLFGNKEILSKYELDKSFPIIEYNVKVYSIREFWGHSKMKEMDILDIPHFNIPIRYLKKCIVTIHDIIPYKMKEFFPSKAKQIYMHLIFYLIKKFSKKVISVSECTKSDLVEVFHFPTEKIQTIYNGLNQELFKPHSKKECNDFRLKYNLENEYLLTVGIGKGHKNLGFVIKTLTPLWLEGNLDLPLILAGAGGKIPEHLIEIIRPVEKFIIPFQKISYEELPLLYQNAKMLIFPSLYEGFGFPLLEAQGVGCPVLSSNASVMPEVLRGSAYFFNPRDEKKFQEEFRLFMLNPSLLKTKVPLGYENAKRFTWKKAAEQTMQVYKEL; the protein is encoded by the coding sequence ATGAAAAAAATAGGAATTGATACACGCATGATAGAGCACTCTGGAATCGGGGTGCGCATTTTAAATTTAGTTCAATCTTTAGCTAAAGAAAAGCGAGATGGTCTTGAGATTTACCTTTTTGGAAACAAAGAAATTCTAAGCAAATATGAACTAGACAAATCCTTTCCAATTATCGAATACAATGTAAAAGTCTATAGCATTCGAGAATTTTGGGGACATTCCAAAATGAAAGAAATGGATATTTTGGATATTCCCCATTTTAATATTCCGATTCGCTATTTAAAAAAATGCATTGTCACAATACACGATATTATCCCTTACAAGATGAAAGAATTTTTTCCGAGTAAGGCAAAGCAAATCTATATGCATTTGATTTTTTACTTGATTAAGAAATTTAGCAAAAAAGTAATCAGTGTATCGGAATGCACAAAATCAGACTTAGTCGAAGTATTTCATTTTCCAACTGAAAAGATTCAGACAATTTATAACGGACTCAACCAGGAACTATTTAAACCTCATTCCAAAAAAGAATGCAATGACTTCCGCTTAAAGTATAACTTAGAAAATGAATACCTTTTGACTGTAGGAATAGGAAAAGGCCATAAGAACCTGGGCTTTGTAATTAAAACTCTCACTCCACTCTGGTTAGAGGGAAATCTAGATTTGCCGCTTATTCTAGCAGGAGCCGGCGGAAAAATTCCGGAGCATCTAATCGAAATTATCCGTCCTGTAGAAAAATTCATCATTCCATTTCAAAAGATTTCTTATGAAGAATTGCCTTTACTTTATCAAAATGCAAAGATGCTAATTTTTCCTTCTCTCTATGAAGGCTTCGGATTTCCACTTCTAGAAGCGCAGGGTGTCGGCTGTCCGGTATTATCCTCTAATGCTTCTGTAATGCCGGAAGTGCTTCGTGGTTCTGCTTATTTCTTCAACCCTAGAGATGAGAAAAAGTTTCAAGAAGAATTTAGATTGTTCATGCTAAACCCATCTCTATTAAAAACAAAAGTCCCTCTAGGCTATGAAAATGCAAAACGATTTACCTGGAAAAAAGCAGCCGAGCAAACAATGCAAGTCTACAAAGAACTATAA
- a CDS encoding adenylate/guanylate cyclase domain-containing protein, whose protein sequence is MRLTDSKIMNPFTLEFRDKEREAEYNDSFYQDYIKNTRLVVGIVAVLDFLANFARFKDFQFEFIFSSSFEIFIFAIVLILSSYLKIFKKIYIPIVFLSNLTLAYLTVIEVVYKNGSPLEVLQIIICYTIFPRSYFKYSIFANTFTLVIYTLLSNESYWDTPNNASEVFLFLNITVFVELAAYLKERFNRNDYLTNKRIAEQEEKSNRLLLNILPEKIADELKHKGEVSPVLYESVSIVFTDFKGFTRIAERMQPEELVKELDGYFFQFDEIVKRYNLEKLKTIGDAYMCVGGIPIKNSTHAIDACLASLEILELMNQMKEIKTSMNLPFWELRLGIHSGSVVGGVIGKTKFTFDIWGDTVNLASRMESSGDVSRVNISEQTYELIKKIFECEYRGEIDAKNKGKVKMYFVNGIKSELSVDGKGRVPNDKFNLIYGNL, encoded by the coding sequence ATGAGACTGACTGATTCCAAAATAATGAATCCTTTTACACTTGAGTTTAGAGATAAAGAAAGAGAAGCGGAATACAATGATTCATTTTACCAAGACTATATTAAGAATACCCGCCTTGTGGTTGGTATCGTTGCTGTATTAGACTTTTTAGCTAACTTTGCCAGGTTTAAAGATTTTCAATTTGAGTTTATTTTTAGTTCCAGTTTTGAAATTTTTATTTTTGCAATTGTATTAATTTTATCTTCTTACTTAAAAATATTTAAGAAGATTTACATTCCAATTGTATTTCTTTCTAATCTAACTCTTGCCTATCTTACAGTGATTGAGGTCGTCTATAAAAATGGGAGTCCTCTTGAAGTATTACAAATCATAATTTGCTATACAATATTTCCTAGAAGCTATTTTAAATACTCAATATTTGCCAATACATTCACTTTGGTCATCTACACTCTTTTATCAAACGAATCTTATTGGGATACTCCCAATAATGCGTCAGAAGTTTTTCTTTTTTTAAATATTACCGTTTTCGTAGAATTAGCCGCATATCTAAAAGAGCGTTTTAATCGCAATGATTATCTAACCAATAAAAGAATTGCTGAGCAAGAAGAAAAATCCAATCGACTACTATTAAATATTTTACCAGAAAAAATTGCAGATGAACTAAAACACAAAGGAGAGGTAAGTCCCGTTTTATACGAATCTGTATCCATTGTGTTTACTGATTTTAAAGGTTTCACTCGAATAGCCGAAAGAATGCAACCAGAAGAATTAGTAAAAGAATTAGATGGTTATTTTTTTCAATTTGATGAAATTGTGAAAAGATATAACCTAGAAAAACTAAAAACGATTGGAGATGCATATATGTGCGTAGGAGGGATTCCAATTAAAAATTCTACACACGCAATCGATGCATGTCTCGCTTCTCTTGAAATTTTAGAATTAATGAATCAAATGAAAGAAATAAAAACTTCAATGAATTTACCATTTTGGGAGCTTAGATTGGGAATTCATTCCGGATCTGTTGTCGGCGGTGTTATCGGCAAAACAAAGTTTACCTTCGATATCTGGGGAGATACCGTAAATCTTGCAAGTCGAATGGAATCTTCCGGCGATGTTTCGCGTGTTAATATCTCCGAGCAAACCTATGAATTAATTAAAAAAATTTTCGAATGTGAATACCGCGGAGAAATTGACGCAAAAAATAAAGGTAAGGTTAAAATGTATTTCGTAAACGGAATCAAATCAGAATTATCTGTAGATGGTAAAGGTCGCGTTCCCAATGACAAATTTAATTTAATCTATGGGAATTTATGA
- the sthA gene encoding Si-specific NAD(P)(+) transhydrogenase, with protein MQIKNYDVIVIGTGPGGEGAAMKAVKSGKSVAVIEKYDRVGGGCSHWGTIPSKSLRHAAQQLVDFKTNPLFEKYTNNVEYPHLVKTAESVISKQVKMRQSFYERNDIDIYYGSATFADKNSIEVKDSNHTLARLDADYFVIATGSRPYHPKDIDFTHPRVFDSDTILKLNYTPHSITIYGAGVIGCEYASIFRSIGTKVNLVNTRDKLLAFLDDEIIDALAYHLREQGILIRHNEEYNQAELTDNSVILHMKSGKQIKSEVFLFANGRTGNSKELGLENIGIKVNAREQLEVNENYQTSLPHIYAVGDIIGYPSLASAAYDQGRFASTHIVEGKCDFKLVQSIPTGIYTSPEISSIGKTEKELTDEKIPYEVGHALFKNLARAQITGRTVGMLKLLFHRETLQILGIHCFGSEASEIVHIGQAIMTQKDEANTLLYFINTTFNYPTMAEAYRVAALNGYNRIA; from the coding sequence ATGCAAATAAAGAACTATGATGTTATCGTAATTGGAACCGGACCGGGCGGGGAAGGTGCCGCGATGAAAGCAGTGAAATCAGGAAAGAGCGTAGCTGTCATCGAAAAATATGATCGCGTTGGGGGAGGTTGCAGTCACTGGGGAACTATTCCCAGCAAGTCCCTACGTCATGCGGCACAGCAATTAGTTGATTTTAAGACGAATCCCCTCTTTGAAAAATATACGAATAATGTTGAATATCCGCATTTAGTAAAAACAGCTGAGTCAGTAATTTCTAAGCAAGTAAAAATGCGCCAGAGTTTTTATGAGCGAAATGATATTGATATCTACTATGGGAGTGCGACTTTTGCTGATAAAAATTCTATCGAGGTCAAAGACTCAAATCATACTTTAGCTCGCCTTGACGCTGATTATTTTGTAATCGCGACAGGCTCGAGACCCTATCATCCAAAGGATATTGATTTCACTCACCCGCGCGTGTTTGATAGCGACACTATTTTAAAATTAAATTACACTCCTCACTCAATTACTATTTACGGTGCAGGTGTCATTGGATGCGAATATGCATCTATTTTTAGAAGCATAGGAACAAAAGTAAATCTAGTAAATACTCGCGATAAGCTCCTCGCTTTTTTAGATGATGAAATTATTGACGCATTGGCTTATCATTTGAGAGAGCAGGGAATTTTAATTCGTCACAATGAAGAATACAATCAAGCCGAGTTAACGGATAATTCCGTTATACTTCATATGAAATCAGGAAAACAAATTAAATCCGAAGTATTTCTATTTGCAAACGGAAGAACTGGAAATTCAAAAGAGCTAGGTTTAGAAAATATTGGAATCAAAGTAAATGCAAGAGAGCAATTAGAAGTAAATGAAAACTACCAGACTAGCTTACCTCATATTTATGCTGTTGGGGATATTATCGGTTATCCGAGTCTCGCCAGTGCCGCTTACGACCAAGGGCGATTTGCCTCTACTCATATTGTAGAAGGAAAATGCGATTTTAAATTAGTCCAGAGTATTCCAACGGGAATCTACACTAGTCCTGAAATTAGCTCCATAGGAAAAACAGAAAAAGAATTAACTGATGAAAAAATTCCCTACGAAGTAGGACATGCTTTATTTAAAAATCTTGCCCGTGCTCAAATCACAGGACGAACAGTTGGAATGCTTAAACTACTATTCCATAGAGAAACTTTGCAGATACTAGGAATTCATTGCTTTGGAAGTGAAGCTTCTGAAATAGTTCATATTGGTCAAGCCATCATGACACAAAAAGATGAGGCTAATACGCTGTTATACTTCATCAACACAACTTTCAATTACCCTACTATGGCAGAAGCATACCGAGTAGCAGCATTGAACGGATACAATCGAATCGCATGA